Proteins co-encoded in one Brassica rapa cultivar Chiifu-401-42 chromosome A02, CAAS_Brap_v3.01, whole genome shotgun sequence genomic window:
- the LOC103854054 gene encoding LOW QUALITY PROTEIN: HMG-Y-related protein A (The sequence of the model RefSeq protein was modified relative to this genomic sequence to represent the inferred CDS: substituted 1 base at 1 genomic stop codon): MENGVDLQQTPTDEHPPQLQDLPFSLPPYPRMIMEAIEASNGCNKTAIVKHIESTQITLPPSHLTLLNYHLNRMKQSGRIVIVKNNYTKPDPNAPPKCGRGRPPKPKPEGENKGTTGRPRGRPPKKXKTDSEMVKDAATGEANDGERRGRGRPQHVMVPTGC, from the exons CGGGGTTGATCTTCAACAAACTCCAACGGACGAGCATCCGCCGCAGCTACAAGATCTTCCCTTCTCTCTCCCACCTTACCCTCGA ATGATAATGGAAGCGATCGAAGCGTCGAACGGATGCAACAAAACGGCGATCGTAAAGCACATCGAGTCAACTCAGATCACTTTGCCACCGTCTCACCTGACGCTTCTCAATTACCATCTCAACCGGATGAAACAGTCAGGGCGGATTGTGATTGTGAAAAACAATTACACGAAACCAGATCCAAATGCTCCTCCTAAGTGTGGCCGTGGCCGTCCTCCCAAACCGAAACCTGAGGGAGAAAACAAAGGCACCACCGGGAGACCACGAGGACGACCGCCCAAGAAGTAGAAGACCGATTCAGAGATGGTTAAAGACGCAGCGACGGGTGAAGCTAATGACGGTGAGCGTCGAGGGCGTGGAAGGCCACAACATGTGATGGTGCCTACTGGTTGTTAG
- the LOC103854053 gene encoding pectinesterase inhibitor 11-like has protein sequence MVSQNLTATLLLFTTFLFISPSISDVHSPPQLNSTTNDLIFIRTSCNATLYPVLCFNSLAGYASAVQNSPARLAKLAIGVTISKAKSTAILLSKFSRSATKVKDCASYLKDALDEMRDSLRTLRNISRGVGIGAAPSSVERFRFKMSDVQTYMSAALTYEDTCTDEYEEMDEAGGTKTAVYDRVNNLKRLTSNALALVNSYANNGAP, from the coding sequence ATGGTAAGCCAAAATCTTACGGCGACGTTGCTCCTCTTCACCACCTTTCTCTTCATTTCCCCATCAATCTCAGACGTTCATTCTCCTCCACAACTGAACTCAACAACCAACGATCTAATTTTCATCCGAACAAGCTGCAACGCTACTCTATACCCAGTCCTCTGCTTCAACTCTCTCGCCGGCTACGCCTCCGCCGTTCAAAACAGTCCTGCGAGGCTAGCAAAACTCGCTATCGGAGTTACCATTTCAAAAGCTAAATCAACGGCTATTTTGCTTTCCAAGTTCTCGCGCTCAGCAACCAAAGTCAAAGACTGTGCTTCTTACCTTAAAGACGCACTCGACGAGATGAGAGATTCTCTCCGAACACTACGCAACATTAGCCGCGGAGTAGGCATTGGTGCGGCTCCGTCTTCTGTGGAGAGGTTTAGGTTCAAGATGAGTGATGTGCAGACGTATATGAGTGCAGCATTGACGTATGAGGATACATGTACGGACGAATATGAGGAAATGGATGAAGCTGGAGGGACCAAGACGGCTGTTTATGATCGGGTGAATAATCTGAAGAGGTTAACTAGTAATGCTCTTGCGCTTGTTAACAGTTATGCCAATAATGGAGCTCCATGA